The Chrysoperla carnea chromosome X, inChrCarn1.1, whole genome shotgun sequence genome includes a region encoding these proteins:
- the LOC123302414 gene encoding uncharacterized protein LOC123302414, translating to MKLDVKLPFTDLENFKKFDDDVKESNSKKEALMVLRVLIYGQTTARGCICKMASALLTKSVESHYSGTGKIVKGVGKLYFSSTETYKCMADVVTEKLGDSEECKNFAGKVGKCLVVMTESMDEKKDLSRPRTYI from the exons ATGAAATTAGATGTGAAATTACCCTTTACAGATctggaaaattttaagaaatttgatgACGACGTAAAAGagtcaaattcaaaaaaagaagcATTG atggTACTTCGTGTTTTAATTTATGGACAGACTACTGCTAGAGGATGTATATGCAAAATGGCATCTGCTTTATTGACTAAAAGTGTTGAATCACACTACTCAGGGACAGGAAAAATAGTCAAAGGAGTTGGAAAACTCTACTTCAGTAGTACGGAAACTTATAAATGCATGGCag atGTAGTTACCGAAAAACTTGGTGATTCTGAGGAATGCAAAAATTTTGCCGGAAAAGTTGGGAAATGTCTGGTTGTAATGACCGAGAGCATGGACGAAAAGAAAGATCTCTCTCGGCCACGGACGTATATATAG